The genomic interval TATACTTTGCCTACTCATTACTGTTTCAGCCAAAGCCCAGAGAAATACACCCGATTCCCTGCTTACAGGACTACGTATCAGCACCAATCTTGTAACGCTCAGAGAGCCTGATGGCGGCGTTTCCCTGGCGCTGGAATACCGCTATGAAAAAAACTGGGGTGTACTGATAGAAGGCACCTGGATCTTCATTGATGAGAAGGCGGATTACAATCTCAGGGGCAGGTATTCACCGATGGCCAAAGGCTTCCGCATCCGTCCCGAAATACGTTACTATCTGCCGGGCAGAGCGCATACATATAAACTATTCTTCGCCCAGGAAATTTCATATAAACGCGTTAATTACCTGGAAGAGTGGATAGAGCCGGTGAGGTCGGATCCTACCAGCTGGAAGCCCGATTATGAGAAGATCTCAGCTTATGAGAAGGTTAAGAATATCTATGGTACATCCGGTAAGGTGGGCTGCCAGTTATTCTTTGATAAACCGCATAAATTCATGATAGAGTTCTATATCGGGCTGGGGCTTAAATACAGGGATGTGGATTTTAAAAACAAAGTTCCTTCTGCAGACAGTTACCTCGAGGATAATAGTAGTTATTCCGCACACGAGCCAAGAACAGGGTGGGACATAAATGTACCTATGGGAATTAAGGTAGGATACCGTTTTTAGTCGCATGAAGCCGGAAGCACCGGATCTGTTCCAGCAAAAAGATCCGGGTATAGCTAACAACGCTTTTCATATTGACGAGCAGGGATATCACGCTACTGCAGCATTTGGACTTAAGCTGGGCTATCGTTTCTGAAATTCCGTTATATTTGGTGGAAACCAAACAATCTTAACAGTTACGCCGCAGGGTGTGACGAAAATTTCTACGGATGAAAGAAGTATTTATAGTTTCAGCAGTGCGTACCCCCATTGGTTCCTTTAACGGTGCATTGTCGGCAATCACTGCTACACAGCTGGGCGCCCTGGTAATGAAAGCAGCTTTGGAAAAAGCGGGCGTACCCTCCACGGCAGTGAATGAAGTATATATGGGTAATGTGATCAGTGCCAACCTGGGCCAGGCGCCTGCCAACCAGGCAAGTATCTATGCCGGTATTCCTACTAATGTGCCTTGTACAACAGTTAATAAGGTATGTGCTTCCGGCATGAAAGCCATCATGTTAGGCGCGCAAAGCATCCTCTCCGGCGATAATGACGTGGTAGTGGCCGGTGGCATGGAGAGTATGAGCAATGTGCCTTACTATCTGGATAAAGCCCGTAATGGTTACAGGCTGGGGCATGGAGCGGTTACAGATGGGATCATCAGGGACGGCCTCTGGGACCCTTATAAGGATTTCCACATGGGAAATGCAGCAGAGATCTGTGCTACGGAATACAAGATCTCCCGTGAAGAACAGGATGCATACGCTATCGAAAGCTATAAGAGAGCGGCGGCGGCTACTGAAAAGGGATATTATAAAAATGAGATCATCCCTGTGGAAGTGCCTGGTAAACAGGTGATCACTGTGACAGAGGATGAAGACTATAAGAAGGTAAACTTCGACAAGATCCCTACGCTGAAACCTACCTTCCAGAAAGACGGTACCATTACGGCAGCCAATGCCTCTAATCTGAACGATGGCGCAGCAGCGGTATTACTGGTGAGCGGGGAGAAGCTGAAAGAACTGGGATTGAAGCCTTTGGCAAAGATCATTAGCTTTGCAGATGCTTCCCAGGCGCCTGAATGGTTCACGACCACTCCTGTAAAAGCGATCAATAAAGCACTGGAAAAGGCGAAGCTGACTGTGGCAGACATGGATTTCGTGGAGATCAATGAAGCCTTCTCCTGTGTGCCTATCGCCAATGAGCGCGACCTGGGACTGTCGCCGGACAAGGTGAATGTATGGGGAGGCGCCGTTTCCATGGGGCACCCCATCGGCTGCAGCGGTGCGCGTATCGTCGTGACGCTCAGTTCCATTCTGCGTCAGAACAATGCCCGTTATGGTGTAGCCGGCATCTGTAATGGCGGCGGTGGCGCCAGTGCGATCATCATTGAAAGAGCAGATTAGTATAAAAAACAGATCAGTATCAAACTTCCTGCGTAAAGTACACCTCCAACATTGTACAAAATACACAGGCTCAGGGATTAGCATAGCACTTTCTGGGTAAGGTACATTTCCAACATTGTACAAAATACACAGGGCTCAGAGATCCGTATGGAATTTCCTGCGCAAAGTACATTACCAATATGGTATAAAAATAAACAGGGCTCAGGGCTCAGGGGAAACTTACTCCAAAATCCCTGAGCCCTGATTTTATTGTATCAGGCTGATGGTCGTGTCAAAGCGTGAGGCCCTGCCTGGTTCATTCACCAGGTTCATATAAAGGTGGAGGCTGTCCTGACCGGTTGTTTTCTCCATTTTTAAGGCCTGCAATTGCCCGGCAGGTTTTACCACATCTCCCGAGATCTTTTCAAAGAACCAGTATTTATCCTGCACCAGGCTATAGGTAGGATAGCGGTAAATAATATCTACAGAGGTAGATTGCAGGGAAAAGTCGTCATCGATCGGGTAACGTTTCATTTCCCCGTCAGATAATAGCCCCAGTCCGGCGATAACGGTCAGCGTACGCAGCGGGGGCAGCAGCAGTCCAAACAGCAGCACAAAAGGGAACCCGTAAAAAGCGCAGAGGTATACCCATTTGCCGGATACTTCCTGCTGGGTCAGTCCATATAATACAATACCGGAACCCGCATACAGGGTATAGAACACCCGCTCGGTATAGGTGCCTTTAAATCCATAGCCGCTGAAGAGCAGTACCAGGCACAGTACAGAGAATACACACATCACAAGATGGAAATACCAGATCAAACCCGTTATCAGCGGGGCCTTGACTTTTTTGATCTTACAGGATATGGCCGCCAGAAAGCATAAGAAAAGGACGGTAATGGTAAACATAGGATAGGATATTAACTTATAACAGGCAGTAAGTCCGCTAATATATGTAATATTTTATATATAGCATTTAAAATCTCAGGCTGCTTGCTCATAAGTTTTCCTTTGCTTTTTCGCCAACAAACAATAATTTTGCCCCTGCCTTAAGATAAATGAGGCATTAACTTTCAAACTTTAAGAGTAACAGCATGCGTCAGATAGCTTTCAGACAAGCCTTACGAGAAGCCATGCAGGAAGAAATGCGCCGTGACGACCGCGTTTTCCTGATGGGAGAGGAAGTAGCAGAATATAACGGAGCCTATAAAGTTAGCCAGGGAATGCTGGATGAGTTTGGCCCTAAGAGGGTAATAGATACACCGATCGCTGAGCTTGGCTTTACCGCAATTGGTGTGGGTGCTGCACAGAATGGTCTTCGTCCTGTTCTGGAATTCATGACATGGAACTTTGCTGTACTGGCGCTGGACCAGATCCTGAACACAGCTTCTAAAATGCTGGCAATGAGCGGCGGACAGGTAGGTTGTCCTATCGTTTTCCGCGGACCAAACGGTTCTGCAGGTCAGCTGGGTGCTCAGCACTCTACCGCTTTCGAAAGCTATTATGCAAATATCCCAGGTTTAAAAGTAATATCAGTTTCCAATCCTTATGATGCAAAAGGTCTGCTGAAAGCGGCTATCCGCGATAATGACCCGGTTGTTTTCATGGAAAGTGAGGTGATGTACGGCGACATGGGTGAAGTGCCTGAAGAAGAATACATTATCCCAATTGGTAAAGCTGATATCAAACGTGCCGGTAAAGACGTGACCATCGTTTCTTTCAACAAAATGATGAAAGTTGCCCTGGGTGCCGCTGAAGAACTGGCCAAAGAAGGTATCGAAGCTGAAGTGATCGACCTGCGTACTATCCGTCCGCTGGACTGGTTCACCATCCTGGAATCTGTGAAGAAAACCAACCGCCTGGTAATCGTAGAAGAACAATGGCCATTCTCCAGCGTTTCTTCCGAGATCTCTTACCGCATCCAGAAAGAAGGTTTTGATTACCTCGATGCTCCGATCCGTCGTATCACCGCTGCCGATGCGCCAATGCACTATGCACCTAACCTGGTGAAACTGTACCTGCCTGATATCGAGCGTACCGTGAAACTGGTGAAGGAAGTAATGTACATGAAGAAGTAACAGTATAACTGTAAATAAAGGAAGCCGGTCTGTTGAAGACCGGCTTTCTTGTTTTATTTCGGGTGGTAAATGTTTTGATGCAAACGTCATGGTCGGGGATATAAACGTCACGGTCCGGGGGATATAAACATCACGGTCCCCGGGGTTGTCACCCCGGGCTACAAACACGTCGCTCCTGACGGAGCGGAATGCAGCGGTTGATAATTTTATGGGTTATACCCGTTTTTGTGAAATGTTTTGATGCAAACGTCATGGTTCCCGGGGAACACAAACGTCACGGTCCGGGGGATATAAACATCACGGTCCCCGGGGTTGTCACCCCGGGCTACAAACACGTCGCTCCTGACGGAGCGGAATGCGGCGGTTGATAATTTTATGGGTTATACCCGTTTTGTGAAATGTTTTGATGCAAACGTCATGGTTCCCGTGGAAATGCAAACGTCATGGTCGGGGATATAAACGTTATGGTTCCCGGGGAACACAAACGTCACGGTCCGGGGGATATAAACATCACGGTCCCCGGGGTTGTCACCCCGGGCTACAAACACGTCGCTCCTGACGGAGCGGAATGCGGCGGTTGATAATTTTATGGGTTATACCCGTTTTGTGAAATGTTTTGATGCAAACGTCATGGTTCCCGTGGAAATGCAAACGTCATGGTCGGGGATATAAACGTTATGGTTCCCGGGGAACACAAACGTCACGGTCCGGGGGATATAAACATCACGGTCCCCGGGGTTGTCACCCCGGGCTACAAACACGTCGCTCCTGACGGAGCGGAATGCGGCGGTTGATAATTTTATGGGTTATACCCGTTTTGTGAAATGTTTTGATGCAAACGTCATGGTTCCCGTGGAAATGCAAACGTCATGGTCGGGGATATAAACGTTATGGTTCCCGGGGGACACAATCGTTGCGGTCCGGGGATATAAACATCACTGTCCCCGGGGTTGTCACCCCGGGCTACAAACACGCCGCTCCTGACGGAGCGGAATGCGGCGAATAGAGAAAATCAGCTTCCAAACAGATCTGAGGACAAATACCTGTCCCCGCGGTCGCAGATAATACAAACCAGCACTCCGTGCTCCAGCTCCCGGGAGATCCTTTCCGCGGCAGACACGGCTCCTCCGCTGCTCATACCGCAGAAAATGCCTTCTTCTTTCGCCAGGCGGCGGGTCATCGTTTTCGCTTCTTCCTCAGAAATATCCATGATGCGGTCTACTCTCGATCTGTCAAAGATCTTCGGCAGGTATTCCTCCGGCCATTTACGGATACCGGGGATCCTGGAGCCCTCTGTAGGCTGACATCCCACGATCTGTACCTGCCCGTTTTGTTCTTTCAGGAACTTCGACACACCCATAATGGTACCAGTGGTGCCCATGGCGCTTACAAAGTGCGTGATACCCTGGTTGGTATCCCGCCATATTTCCGGTCCGGTGGTTTTGTAGTGCATGCCGTAGTTATCCGGATTGCCGAACTGGTTCAGCATATGATAACCACCTTTGGCTACCTGCTCATTGGCATAGTCGATGGAGCCCTCCATGGACGCTTCTTTAGGCGTCAGGGTAACTTTAGCGCCGAAGGCTTCCATGGTCAGCACCCTTTCACGGGTGGCGTCTTCCGGCATCACCAGCTCGATTTCCACGCCGAACAGGCTGGCGATCATGGCCAGTGCGATGCCTGTGTTACCGCTGGTGGCCTCGATCAGTTTAATGCCAGGTTTGATCTCGCCTCTGTCCAGGGCTCCCTTGATCATACCGTAAGCCGCTCTGTCTTTTACACTGCCTCCCGGATTATTTCCTTCCAGTTTTGCATAAATCGTTACCCCCGGATTGGCGCTGATATTTTTAAGCGCCACCATTGGAGTGTTACCAACAAGATCTAATATCGAATGCATCTAATAACTGTTTTCTACTACGTTAATACTGCCGTCTGCCCGGTAATAGATCCGGCTGAAGGGGGCAGTGCTTTTTATGAGCCATACATTTCCGCCTATAATACTATGGTGACCTACCACAGTATCGCCGCCGAGGATGGTGGCGCCGGCATATATGATGACATTGTCTTCAATGGTAGGATGGCGTTTGCTGCGCGCCATATCCTTATCCACGCTTAATGCACCCAGTGTAACGCCCTGGTAGAGCTTAACATTGGCGCCGATAACGGTGGTTTCCCCGATAACGATACCGGTACCATGGTCAATGCAGAAATAGGGCGCTATTACTGCTGCCGGATGTATGTCGATACCGGTGCAGCTATGCGCACGTTCGGTGATCATACGGGGCAGCAGCGGTATTTTCAGCTGCTGTAATGCATGTGCAATGCGGTAAAAGGCGATCGCATAAAAACCAGGATATGCACGTATCACTTCGTACATACAGGTAGCCGCCGGGTCTCCTTTGTAAATGGCTTCCGCGTCTTTTTTTAATGCATCATAAATGACTTCCGCCTGTTCCATAAACTGGCGGCTCAGCGCCTCTGCTGCCGCTGGCAACTGTTGTTGCATCGGCTGTAACAGATGCTGCAATTCGGATTGCAGGCCATGTGCATATTCTTCCAGGAGCACAATATCAGCCATCACCTTCCCGGTATATTCTGGGAAAAGCCAGTTGATAAAATTGTTGGCAAAGTCGTTCACCGCACTGGTCGGAGGGTAGGCCGTAGCTGCAGCCAGCTGGTGCCTCCGCCTTAATTCTTCTAAAAGTTGTTGCATATCCAAGTGAATTACAGGATTGAGGGAAACGATCAATGAAATTACGTATTAATGTCGAGAGTCCATAAAGTTAGTAGACAAATGGCCCGTATCGAAGATGGGCGTATGGTTGTTGCCCCATTTTGTTATCTTGGGCGGGTATCAAGTAATTTCCCTTAATTTTGTACGTTGTTCACTAAAATAATGATATGGCCAACATTCTGATAATTGACGACGAGAAAAGCATACGTAAAACGTTGTCCGAGATCCTGAGCTATGAAGGTTACAAGGTAGATGAGGCGGCAGATGGGGCGGAAGGCTTTAAAATGTTCAAAGAAAAGCAGTACGACGCCATTCTGTGCGACATAAAGATGCCCAAGATGGACGGGCTGGAATTCCTGGAAAAAGCCAAGGAAACCAATCCCGATGTGCCTATTGTGATGGTATCAGGACATGGAAATATTGACACGGCCGTAGAAGCAGTAAAAAAAGGCGCTTACGATTATATCTCCAAACCACCGGACCTCAACAGGTTGCTGATCACCCTGCGTAATGCTATGGATAAAAGCACGCTGGTGACAGAAACAAAGACCCTGCGCCGGAAAGTGAACAAAACACAGGAAATGATCGGCACTTCTGCCCCTATCCTGAAAATAAAGGAAACAATAGAAAAAGTGGCGCCCACAGATGCCCGTGTGCTGGTGACCGGTGAGAACGGGGTAGGTAAGGAGCTGGTAGCCCGCTGGATACATGAACGCAGCAACCGGGCAACCGGTCCCATCGTGGAAGTGAACTGTGCTGCTATTCCCAGCGAACTGATTGAAAGTGAGTTGTTTGGACATGAGAAAGGTTCCTTTACATCCGCAGTAAAACAACGGATCGGTAAGTTCGAACAGGCTAATGGCGGTACGCTGTTCCTGGACGAGATCGGGGACATGAGCCTCAGCGCACAGGCCAAAGTGCTGAGAGCCCTGCAGGAGGGAAAGATCACCCGTGTGGGAGGCGATAAAGAGATCAGTGTGGATGTAAGAGTGGTGGCGGCTACCAATAAAGACCTCCTGAAGGAAGTCGAGGAAAAGAATTTCCGTCTTGACCTTTACCACCGTCTCAGCGTGATCCTTATACATGTACCTTCCCTGAATGACCGCCGCGATGATATTCCCCTGCTGGTGGAACATTTCCTGGAAAGCGCCTGCCAGGAATACGGTATGGCGAAGAAGGCCATTGATAAGGAAGCCATGAAGGCTTTACAGCAGCATAACTGGTCCGGTAATATCCGCGAGCTGGGCAACGTAGTGGCCCGCCTGGTAATACTCTCCGGCAAAACGATCATGGCAGACGATGTATATGATTATGTGCTGCCGGCCAGGGATAAAAAGAAAATAAACGCTTAGTAATACCAGGGCTATCCGCCGAAAGCGGGTAGCCCTTTTTCGTATTGTTGCACTATGAACAAGCATGTGTACCTGATCAGCGGTATGGGAGCAGATGAACGGATATTCAGGCACCTTAGTTTTCCGGAGGAATATACCGTGCATTACCTGGATTGGCTCACCCCCGGCCCTCAGGAGACTTTCCCCGCCTATGCCGCCCGGATGGCTGCCCGGATCGAACATGAAGACGTTACCCTGCTTGGCGTCTCCTTCGGTGGTATGTTATCCGTCGAAATAGCAAGGCAAAGACCCGTACAGAAAGTTATCCTCATCAGCAGTATTAAAAGTACCGGCGAAAAGCCGCCCTACCTGGCCTGGGTACGGAAAACAGGTCTCCTGCATTTACTGCGCTTACCGGATTCCCTCATCTTCACACGCAGAAAGGGCCTGGTAAAGCTGTTCCTGAACGCAGAAACTGCTGAAGAACAGGAATTACTGGCCGATTATATGAACAAAACCGCCTACGGCTATCTCCGTTGGGGGATCCGCACCGTGGTGAACTGGCAGAACGATTTTATCCCGTCCTCACTGGTACACATCCACGGAGGCAGGGACAGGACCTTTCCTTCAAGGCTGATCAAGGCGGACTATATAATTCCCACCGGTGGCCACTTTATGGTGTATAACCGCGCTAAAGAGATCAATGAGATCCTGAGAAAGGAGCTGGTGTGATTTCAAAACTCCTATGAACCAATTGCATTACATGTAAAAAAGTTTATTAAATCAACCTAATCCCCTTATTTTAGCAAAACATTTGATTAGTATTAATTAGCTTGCAGCATACAGAATATTATATTTGATCTTTTAAATATCTTAAACGAATCTTAATGAACC from Chitinophaga filiformis carries:
- a CDS encoding sigma-54-dependent transcriptional regulator, which gives rise to MANILIIDDEKSIRKTLSEILSYEGYKVDEAADGAEGFKMFKEKQYDAILCDIKMPKMDGLEFLEKAKETNPDVPIVMVSGHGNIDTAVEAVKKGAYDYISKPPDLNRLLITLRNAMDKSTLVTETKTLRRKVNKTQEMIGTSAPILKIKETIEKVAPTDARVLVTGENGVGKELVARWIHERSNRATGPIVEVNCAAIPSELIESELFGHEKGSFTSAVKQRIGKFEQANGGTLFLDEIGDMSLSAQAKVLRALQEGKITRVGGDKEISVDVRVVAATNKDLLKEVEEKNFRLDLYHRLSVILIHVPSLNDRRDDIPLLVEHFLESACQEYGMAKKAIDKEAMKALQQHNWSGNIRELGNVVARLVILSGKTIMADDVYDYVLPARDKKKINA
- a CDS encoding acetyl-CoA C-acyltransferase; the encoded protein is MKEVFIVSAVRTPIGSFNGALSAITATQLGALVMKAALEKAGVPSTAVNEVYMGNVISANLGQAPANQASIYAGIPTNVPCTTVNKVCASGMKAIMLGAQSILSGDNDVVVAGGMESMSNVPYYLDKARNGYRLGHGAVTDGIIRDGLWDPYKDFHMGNAAEICATEYKISREEQDAYAIESYKRAAAATEKGYYKNEIIPVEVPGKQVITVTEDEDYKKVNFDKIPTLKPTFQKDGTITAANASNLNDGAAAVLLVSGEKLKELGLKPLAKIISFADASQAPEWFTTTPVKAINKALEKAKLTVADMDFVEINEAFSCVPIANERDLGLSPDKVNVWGGAVSMGHPIGCSGARIVVTLSSILRQNNARYGVAGICNGGGGASAIIIERAD
- a CDS encoding DUF3575 domain-containing protein codes for the protein MKQLYAILILCLLITVSAKAQRNTPDSLLTGLRISTNLVTLREPDGGVSLALEYRYEKNWGVLIEGTWIFIDEKADYNLRGRYSPMAKGFRIRPEIRYYLPGRAHTYKLFFAQEISYKRVNYLEEWIEPVRSDPTSWKPDYEKISAYEKVKNIYGTSGKVGCQLFFDKPHKFMIEFYIGLGLKYRDVDFKNKVPSADSYLEDNSSYSAHEPRTGWDINVPMGIKVGYRF
- a CDS encoding alpha/beta fold hydrolase, with translation MNKHVYLISGMGADERIFRHLSFPEEYTVHYLDWLTPGPQETFPAYAARMAARIEHEDVTLLGVSFGGMLSVEIARQRPVQKVILISSIKSTGEKPPYLAWVRKTGLLHLLRLPDSLIFTRRKGLVKLFLNAETAEEQELLADYMNKTAYGYLRWGIRTVVNWQNDFIPSSLVHIHGGRDRTFPSRLIKADYIIPTGGHFMVYNRAKEINEILRKELV
- the cysM gene encoding cysteine synthase CysM, whose protein sequence is MHSILDLVGNTPMVALKNISANPGVTIYAKLEGNNPGGSVKDRAAYGMIKGALDRGEIKPGIKLIEATSGNTGIALAMIASLFGVEIELVMPEDATRERVLTMEAFGAKVTLTPKEASMEGSIDYANEQVAKGGYHMLNQFGNPDNYGMHYKTTGPEIWRDTNQGITHFVSAMGTTGTIMGVSKFLKEQNGQVQIVGCQPTEGSRIPGIRKWPEEYLPKIFDRSRVDRIMDISEEEAKTMTRRLAKEEGIFCGMSSGGAVSAAERISRELEHGVLVCIICDRGDRYLSSDLFGS
- a CDS encoding pyruvate dehydrogenase complex E1 component subunit beta gives rise to the protein MRQIAFRQALREAMQEEMRRDDRVFLMGEEVAEYNGAYKVSQGMLDEFGPKRVIDTPIAELGFTAIGVGAAQNGLRPVLEFMTWNFAVLALDQILNTASKMLAMSGGQVGCPIVFRGPNGSAGQLGAQHSTAFESYYANIPGLKVISVSNPYDAKGLLKAAIRDNDPVVFMESEVMYGDMGEVPEEEYIIPIGKADIKRAGKDVTIVSFNKMMKVALGAAEELAKEGIEAEVIDLRTIRPLDWFTILESVKKTNRLVIVEEQWPFSSVSSEISYRIQKEGFDYLDAPIRRITAADAPMHYAPNLVKLYLPDIERTVKLVKEVMYMKK
- a CDS encoding serine O-acetyltransferase: MQQLLEELRRRHQLAAATAYPPTSAVNDFANNFINWLFPEYTGKVMADIVLLEEYAHGLQSELQHLLQPMQQQLPAAAEALSRQFMEQAEVIYDALKKDAEAIYKGDPAATCMYEVIRAYPGFYAIAFYRIAHALQQLKIPLLPRMITERAHSCTGIDIHPAAVIAPYFCIDHGTGIVIGETTVIGANVKLYQGVTLGALSVDKDMARSKRHPTIEDNVIIYAGATILGGDTVVGHHSIIGGNVWLIKSTAPFSRIYYRADGSINVVENSY